From a region of the Gottschalkia purinilytica genome:
- a CDS encoding ACT domain-containing protein — MVITNVIDEPGALSKILNEFSGKGINLTSIMSRPTKKLLGKYIFFIDIKEHYKKEKNIREAIENIRKRNIVKILGCYREVY; from the coding sequence ATGGTTATTACGAATGTCATAGATGAACCAGGTGCTTTATCTAAAATATTAAATGAGTTTTCTGGAAAAGGAATTAACCTAACTTCTATAATGTCAAGACCAACAAAAAAGTTACTAGGAAAATATATTTTCTTTATTGATATTAAGGAACATTATAAGAAAGAAAAGAATATAAGAGAAGCCATTGAAAATATTAGAAAAAGAAATATTGTAAAAATATTGGGATGTTATAGAGAAGTCTATTAA
- a CDS encoding flavodoxin family protein, which produces MKILAIMGSPRDGQTKKAVEIFEKLLKEYIEVDFTYLYLKNMKLEICKGCALCLSKGEEYCPLKDDKDIILKKMDEADGVIFATPNYSLQVSGLMKNLFDRLAFIFHRPRFFHKISTSIVTQGIYGGGDISKYLSTLSKFWGFVSIPGVTLTTPWGAYNPNTEWTKEGEEKIHIKLDKLAKKFHKGLIGNKSPKPKLNQLIIFRLVRSAQKYSINHDRDHVYFRDNGWFQSDYYYNVRLGFVQKTIGKLIDKIQQKNLGKSIIKEENSEA; this is translated from the coding sequence ATGAAAATATTAGCTATAATGGGAAGTCCACGCGATGGCCAAACAAAAAAAGCAGTTGAGATATTTGAAAAGTTACTTAAGGAATATATTGAGGTAGACTTTACTTATTTATATTTGAAGAACATGAAACTTGAAATATGTAAAGGTTGTGCATTATGCCTAAGCAAAGGAGAAGAGTATTGTCCTCTTAAAGATGATAAAGATATAATTCTAAAGAAAATGGATGAGGCTGATGGAGTTATTTTTGCTACACCAAATTATTCACTTCAAGTATCTGGCCTAATGAAAAATCTTTTTGACAGATTAGCTTTTATATTTCATAGACCTCGCTTTTTTCATAAAATATCTACTTCAATTGTTACTCAAGGAATATATGGTGGAGGAGATATATCCAAATATTTGAGTACATTGTCTAAATTTTGGGGATTTGTTTCTATTCCAGGAGTAACACTAACAACACCATGGGGAGCATATAACCCTAATACAGAGTGGACAAAAGAGGGAGAAGAAAAAATACATATAAAACTAGACAAATTAGCTAAAAAGTTTCACAAAGGATTAATAGGAAATAAATCTCCAAAACCAAAATTAAATCAACTAATAATTTTTAGACTTGTAAGATCTGCTCAGAAATACTCAATAAATCATGATCGCGACCATGTTTATTTTAGAGATAACGGATGGTTTCAATCGGACTATTACTATAATGTTAGGTTAGGATTTGTACAAAAAACAATTGGGAAGCTAATTGATAAGATACAACAAAAAAATCTTGGAAAATCAATAATTAAAGAAGAAAATAGTGAGGCTTAA